A single region of the Streptomyces sp. ITFR-16 genome encodes:
- a CDS encoding TerD family protein encodes MGASMTMLKGTNVPVAAQAVRVEMGWHTAPGTPDVDASALLLLATGKVRSDADFVFYNQPAHASGAVRHEGKRNAGGAATDTLSVDLARVEPAIDRVVLAASADGGSFGRVSGLYVRIVDAANGAEVARFDSADATVETAFILGELYRRQGAWKFRAVGQGYGTGLEGLATDFGISVDEPQQPQRAPQPPAPPQPQPAARVAAPPPPQYHQQPTLAAPMAPPPPPPPAPPAPPAAQPVRLTKVTLTKEAPSVSLAKQGGTSGAMRVNLNWETRKQFKGWGSKLGRAVAQHADLDLDLCALYELTDGRKGVVQALGNAFGSLQQPPYIHLDGDDRTGAIASGENLTINLDQKARIRRVLIFVTIYEGARSFADLHATVTLQPQHGAAIDFSLDECTVPSTVCALALITNTGSDLTVQREARYLVPQRGVSPQRTIDQAYGWGMNWTPGRK; translated from the coding sequence ATGGGGGCGAGCATGACCATGCTAAAGGGAACCAATGTTCCAGTGGCGGCTCAGGCCGTGCGCGTCGAAATGGGGTGGCACACCGCTCCGGGGACACCGGACGTGGATGCCTCGGCACTCCTTCTCCTCGCCACGGGCAAGGTGCGCAGCGACGCCGACTTCGTCTTCTACAACCAGCCCGCCCACGCCTCGGGCGCGGTGCGCCACGAGGGCAAGCGGAACGCCGGGGGCGCGGCGACCGACACACTGAGCGTCGATCTGGCACGGGTGGAGCCGGCCATCGACCGCGTGGTGCTGGCCGCCTCCGCCGACGGCGGCAGCTTCGGCAGGGTGAGCGGGCTGTACGTACGGATCGTCGACGCGGCGAACGGAGCGGAGGTGGCCCGCTTCGACAGCGCCGACGCCACCGTCGAGACCGCCTTCATCCTCGGCGAGCTCTACCGGCGCCAGGGCGCCTGGAAGTTCCGGGCGGTCGGCCAGGGCTACGGCACCGGCCTCGAAGGGCTCGCCACGGACTTCGGCATCTCCGTCGACGAACCGCAGCAGCCCCAGCGGGCGCCGCAGCCTCCTGCCCCGCCTCAGCCCCAGCCGGCCGCCCGGGTCGCCGCGCCGCCGCCCCCGCAGTACCACCAGCAGCCGACGCTCGCCGCGCCGATGGCCCCGCCCCCGCCTCCGCCGCCGGCACCTCCGGCGCCGCCCGCGGCCCAGCCCGTGCGGCTCACCAAGGTGACGCTCACGAAGGAGGCGCCGTCCGTCTCGCTCGCCAAGCAGGGCGGCACATCGGGCGCCATGCGCGTCAATCTCAACTGGGAGACGCGCAAGCAGTTCAAGGGCTGGGGCAGCAAGCTCGGCCGGGCCGTCGCCCAGCACGCGGACCTCGACCTCGACCTCTGCGCCCTCTATGAGCTGACCGACGGCCGCAAGGGCGTCGTGCAGGCCCTCGGCAACGCCTTCGGGTCCCTCCAGCAGCCGCCCTACATCCACCTCGACGGCGACGACCGCACCGGCGCCATCGCCTCCGGCGAGAACCTGACGATCAACCTCGACCAGAAGGCCAGGATCCGCCGCGTCCTGATCTTCGTCACCATCTACGAGGGCGCCCGGAGCTTCGCCGATCTGCACGCGACCGTGACCCTCCAGCCCCAGCACGGCGCGGCGATCGACTTCTCACTGGACGAGTGCACCGTCCCGTCCACGGTCTGCGCACTCGCCCTCATCACCAACACCGGGAGCGATCTCACCGTGCAGCGCGAGGCCCGGTACCTCGTGCCGCAGCGCGGCGTGAGCCCGCAGCGCACCATCGACCAGGCCTACGGCTGGGGCATGAACTGGACGCCCGGCCGCAAGTAG
- a CDS encoding aspartate/glutamate racemase family protein, whose product MKIALMDSGIGLLAAAAAVRRLRPDADLVLSSDPDSMPWGPRTPEDVTARALAVARAAAAHRPDALIVACNTASVRALTALRAELEPDLPVIGTVPAIKPAAAEGGAVAIWATPLTTGSPYQRGLIRDFAGDAAVTEVPCPGLADAVQYADEVGIEKALAAAAALTPPDVEAVVLGCTHYELVAERIRDAVRRPGRPSVALYGSAGAVAAQALRRIGAEPAPSAEPSASLAVLLGGRPSELPDVALAYPEGRGLAAVGSVR is encoded by the coding sequence GTGAAGATCGCGCTCATGGACTCCGGAATCGGCCTGCTCGCCGCCGCCGCCGCAGTACGCCGGCTGCGGCCGGACGCCGATCTGGTGCTCTCCTCGGACCCCGACAGCATGCCCTGGGGGCCCCGCACGCCCGAGGACGTGACGGCCCGCGCGCTCGCGGTGGCCCGCGCCGCCGCCGCCCACCGGCCGGACGCCCTGATCGTCGCCTGCAACACCGCCTCCGTACGCGCCCTGACCGCGCTGCGGGCCGAGCTCGAACCGGACCTGCCGGTCATCGGCACGGTCCCCGCGATCAAGCCTGCGGCCGCCGAGGGCGGCGCCGTCGCCATCTGGGCCACCCCCCTCACCACCGGCAGCCCGTACCAGCGCGGGCTCATCCGTGACTTCGCCGGGGACGCGGCCGTCACCGAGGTGCCCTGCCCGGGCCTCGCCGACGCCGTGCAGTACGCGGACGAGGTCGGCATCGAGAAGGCGCTCGCCGCCGCCGCCGCGCTCACCCCGCCCGACGTGGAGGCCGTCGTCCTGGGCTGCACCCACTACGAACTGGTCGCGGAGCGCATCCGCGACGCCGTGCGCCGGCCCGGCAGGCCCTCCGTCGCGCTGTACGGCTCCGCCGGGGCGGTGGCCGCCCAGGCGCTGCGCCGGATCGGCGCCGAACCCGCCCCGTCGGCCGAACCCTCCGCCTCTCTCGCGGTCCTCCTCGGCGGCCGGCCCTCCGAGCTGCCGGACGTCGCCCTGGCCTACCCGGAAGGGCGCGGGCTCGCCGCGGTCGGGTCCGTGCGCTGA
- a CDS encoding O-antigen ligase family protein yields MTAAERGAEGGNASDAAGALILAACAVWTLISAAGRETRPEGVLLALLAVAAGFACGRICGTLLPVATATAASLAALGAALVWRHGMPGATATVDIAPGHTGAAAALLVLAAGAACCAAAAARTEWLRFALRLLALGTACASLRLGSVAGFAAALGVLLCSLAAARTHRRLLGLTGLALATALMVGISWAVAEDVLPDGLTVSLEGQLTGNRVELWKDAARLAGQHPALGIGPDRFAELSPTAQQTLGSDGKPHSAPLQQAAEQGVVGVLLLGAAFGWLLYVLWRSPRTTSVALTAGAALTALAALAVVGNVLSFTPVTAGAGLLAGLASAKRPIGTGGPGPRAPGGPTVAE; encoded by the coding sequence ATGACTGCAGCAGAGCGGGGGGCCGAGGGCGGCAACGCGTCCGACGCCGCCGGAGCGCTGATCCTCGCCGCCTGCGCGGTGTGGACGCTGATCAGCGCGGCGGGCCGGGAGACCCGGCCCGAAGGGGTGCTGCTCGCGCTGCTCGCCGTGGCGGCGGGTTTCGCCTGCGGGCGCATCTGCGGAACGCTGCTGCCGGTGGCCACCGCGACGGCCGCCTCCCTGGCCGCCCTGGGCGCGGCCCTCGTCTGGCGCCATGGCATGCCCGGGGCGACGGCCACGGTGGACATCGCCCCCGGGCACACCGGGGCGGCCGCCGCGCTGCTGGTCCTCGCGGCCGGTGCGGCCTGCTGCGCGGCGGCGGCCGCCCGGACCGAGTGGCTGAGGTTCGCCCTGCGGCTGCTGGCGCTCGGCACGGCCTGCGCCTCGCTCCGGCTCGGTTCGGTGGCGGGTTTCGCGGCGGCGCTCGGAGTGCTGCTGTGTTCGCTGGCGGCGGCCAGGACGCACCGCAGGCTGCTCGGTCTCACCGGGCTCGCCCTGGCCACCGCCCTGATGGTCGGGATCTCCTGGGCCGTGGCCGAGGACGTGCTGCCCGACGGGCTCACGGTCTCACTGGAGGGCCAGCTCACCGGGAACCGGGTGGAGCTCTGGAAGGACGCGGCGCGGCTGGCCGGTCAGCATCCGGCCCTCGGCATCGGCCCCGACCGCTTCGCCGAGCTGAGCCCCACCGCGCAGCAGACCCTCGGCTCGGACGGAAAGCCGCACTCGGCGCCGCTCCAGCAGGCCGCCGAGCAGGGAGTGGTCGGGGTGCTGCTGCTGGGCGCCGCGTTCGGGTGGCTGCTGTACGTCCTGTGGCGCTCGCCGCGCACCACGTCGGTGGCGCTGACGGCGGGGGCGGCGCTCACGGCCCTGGCGGCGCTGGCGGTGGTCGGCAACGTGCTCAGCTTCACGCCGGTGACGGCGGGGGCGGGGCTGCTGGCCGGTCTCGCCTCGGCGAAGCGGCCGATCGGGACGGGCGGGCCCGGGCCCCGGGCGCCCGGGGGGCCCACGGTGGCGGAGTGA
- the lnt gene encoding apolipoprotein N-acyltransferase has product MSTTIAQVGDPRQPAPAPREGRLLPRLARPAAAVLSGAMLYASFPPRPLWWLVLPGFALLGWVLFERRLRAAFGLGLLAGLGFMLPLLHWTGEEVGPVPWLALAAAEALFVAVGCIGISAVSRLACWPLWAAAVWTLDEAVRARVPFGGFPWGKIAFGQADSVFLPLAALGGTPLLSFAVVLCGFGLFEAVRRFRVHRATGELPRGAVAAVAATVLVPVAAAFAALPLVDDSAEDGTATVAAIQGNVPRLGLDFNSQRRAVLDNHANRTEQLARDVKAGKVPQPDFVLWPENSSDLDPYRNADARIVIDDAVKAIGVPTVIGAVVEPDTGKLRNTLIQWDPDKGPVNTYDKRHIQPFGEYMPMRSFVRVFSSDVDRVQRDFGPGRKVGVFGLAGTSVGFVTCYEAAFDDAVRDTVEHGAQMIAVPSNNATFGRSEMTYQQLAMSRVRAVEHSRSVVVPVTSGVSAVIRPDGTIVQKTKMFTPDALVDEVPLRSSLTPATRMGPLPEGLLALLAVIGLGWVAARAARARRDR; this is encoded by the coding sequence GTGAGCACCACCATCGCCCAGGTCGGCGACCCGCGACAGCCCGCCCCCGCTCCCCGGGAGGGCCGCCTGCTGCCCCGCCTCGCCCGCCCCGCCGCAGCCGTGCTCTCCGGAGCGATGCTGTACGCGAGCTTCCCGCCCCGGCCGCTGTGGTGGCTGGTTCTGCCCGGTTTCGCGCTGCTCGGCTGGGTGCTGTTCGAGCGCAGGCTCCGGGCCGCGTTCGGGCTCGGGCTGCTGGCCGGACTCGGCTTCATGCTGCCGCTGCTGCACTGGACCGGCGAGGAGGTCGGCCCGGTGCCGTGGCTGGCCCTGGCCGCCGCCGAGGCCCTGTTCGTCGCGGTGGGCTGCATCGGCATCTCCGCCGTGAGCCGGCTCGCCTGCTGGCCGCTGTGGGCGGCCGCCGTCTGGACCCTGGACGAGGCGGTCCGGGCCCGGGTGCCGTTCGGCGGCTTCCCCTGGGGCAAGATCGCCTTCGGCCAGGCGGACAGCGTGTTCCTGCCGCTCGCGGCGCTGGGCGGCACCCCGCTGCTCTCCTTCGCCGTGGTCCTGTGCGGCTTCGGGCTGTTCGAGGCGGTGCGCCGCTTCCGTGTCCACCGGGCCACGGGCGAACTGCCGCGCGGCGCCGTCGCGGCGGTCGCCGCGACCGTCCTGGTGCCGGTGGCCGCGGCCTTCGCGGCGCTGCCGCTGGTGGACGACTCCGCCGAGGACGGCACCGCGACCGTCGCCGCGATCCAGGGCAACGTGCCGAGGCTCGGCCTCGACTTCAACTCGCAGCGCCGCGCGGTCCTGGACAACCACGCCAACCGCACGGAGCAGCTCGCCCGGGACGTGAAGGCGGGCAAGGTCCCCCAGCCGGACTTCGTCCTGTGGCCGGAGAACTCCTCCGACCTCGACCCCTACCGCAACGCCGACGCGCGGATCGTCATCGACGACGCGGTGAAGGCCATCGGGGTGCCGACCGTGATCGGCGCGGTCGTCGAGCCCGACACCGGCAAGCTGCGCAACACCCTGATCCAGTGGGACCCGGACAAGGGCCCGGTGAACACGTACGACAAGCGCCACATCCAGCCCTTCGGCGAGTACATGCCGATGCGCTCCTTCGTCCGCGTCTTCAGCTCGGACGTGGACCGGGTGCAGCGGGACTTCGGACCGGGCAGGAAGGTGGGCGTCTTCGGCCTGGCGGGCACCAGCGTCGGGTTCGTCACCTGTTACGAGGCGGCGTTCGACGACGCCGTGCGCGACACGGTCGAGCACGGCGCCCAGATGATCGCCGTCCCCAGCAACAACGCCACCTTCGGCCGCAGCGAGATGACCTACCAGCAGCTCGCCATGTCCAGGGTGCGCGCGGTCGAGCACAGCCGGTCCGTGGTCGTCCCGGTCACCAGCGGGGTCAGTGCGGTCATCCGCCCGGACGGCACGATCGTCCAGAAGACGAAGATGTTCACGCCGGACGCCCTGGTCGACGAGGTGCCGCTGCGCTCCTCGCTGACCCCGGCGACCCGGATGGGGCCGCTGCCCGAGGGCCTGCTGGCGCTGCTCGCGGTCATCGGTCTCGGCTGGGTGGCGGCACGCGCGGCACGCGCACGCCGCGACCGCTGA
- a CDS encoding NUDIX domain-containing protein, with the protein MAIPDFIREIRATAGHQLLLLPGVTAVVFDDEGRVLLGRRADTGEWSVIGGICEPGEQPATTAEREVYEETAVHCVAERVVLTQALPPVQYENGDRCQFLDVTFRCRATGGTARVNDDESLEVGWFHVDALPQLAEFALFRIKQALTDGPTWFESTVPQ; encoded by the coding sequence ATGGCCATTCCTGACTTCATCCGCGAGATCCGCGCCACCGCGGGTCACCAGTTGCTCCTGCTGCCCGGCGTCACCGCCGTCGTCTTCGACGACGAGGGCAGAGTGCTGCTCGGACGGCGTGCCGACACCGGCGAGTGGTCGGTGATCGGAGGCATCTGCGAGCCGGGGGAGCAGCCCGCGACGACGGCGGAGCGCGAGGTGTACGAGGAGACGGCCGTGCACTGCGTGGCGGAGCGGGTCGTGCTCACCCAGGCGCTGCCGCCCGTCCAGTACGAGAACGGCGACCGCTGCCAGTTCCTCGACGTCACCTTCCGCTGCCGGGCCACCGGCGGCACCGCCCGGGTCAACGACGACGAGTCGCTGGAGGTGGGCTGGTTCCACGTCGACGCACTGCCGCAGCTGGCCGAGTTCGCGCTCTTCCGGATCAAGCAGGCGCTGACGGACGGACCCACCTGGTTCGAGTCGACCGTCCCGCAGTGA
- a CDS encoding MFS transporter has protein sequence MVAASLIGTTIEWYDFFLYGSAAALVFNKLFFPESDPLVGTLLSFLTYAVGFAARPIGALVFGHYGDRLGRKKLLVLSLLMMGGATFAIGLLPTHATVGAAAPVLLTVLRLVQGFALGGEWGGAVLLVSEHGDAKRRGFWASWPQTGAPAGQLLATGVLSALTALMSDSAFESWGWRVPFLLSGVLVVVGLWIRLSVDESPLFKAALKQSQERRAASGATEKLPVVAVLRHHWRDVLIAMGARMAENISYYVITAFILVYATTAAGLSKQTALNAVLVASAFHFAVIPLWGALSDRVGRRPVYLVGAVGVGLWMFPFFALIDSRSFGSLLLAVTVGLFFHGAMYAPQAAFFSELFATRMRYSGASIGAQFSSVAAGAPAPLIATALLADYDSSTPIALYVIAAALLTVLAVVCAKETRHRDLADVEPESPSGAVREASAERSADTARSV, from the coding sequence ATCGTCGCCGCGAGCCTCATCGGCACGACCATCGAGTGGTACGACTTCTTCCTCTACGGATCGGCCGCCGCGCTGGTCTTCAACAAGCTGTTCTTCCCGGAGTCCGATCCGCTCGTCGGCACTCTGCTGTCCTTCCTCACCTACGCCGTGGGGTTCGCCGCCCGCCCGATCGGCGCCCTGGTCTTCGGGCACTACGGCGACCGGCTCGGCCGCAAGAAGCTGCTGGTGCTCAGCCTGCTGATGATGGGCGGGGCCACCTTCGCGATCGGGCTGCTGCCGACGCACGCCACGGTCGGGGCCGCCGCTCCGGTGCTGCTCACCGTGCTCCGGCTGGTGCAGGGCTTCGCTCTCGGCGGTGAGTGGGGCGGGGCCGTCCTGCTGGTGTCCGAGCACGGGGACGCGAAGCGCCGGGGGTTCTGGGCCTCGTGGCCGCAGACCGGTGCGCCGGCCGGGCAGCTGCTCGCCACCGGGGTGCTCTCCGCGCTCACCGCGCTGATGTCGGACTCGGCCTTCGAGTCCTGGGGCTGGCGCGTACCGTTCCTGCTCTCCGGCGTGCTGGTGGTCGTCGGCCTGTGGATTCGTCTCTCTGTCGATGAATCACCCTTGTTCAAGGCCGCGCTGAAGCAGTCGCAGGAGCGCAGGGCCGCCTCCGGGGCGACGGAGAAACTGCCGGTCGTGGCCGTGCTGCGGCACCACTGGCGCGATGTGCTGATCGCCATGGGCGCCCGGATGGCGGAGAACATCAGCTACTACGTCATCACGGCGTTCATCCTGGTCTACGCGACGACGGCGGCCGGTCTGAGCAAGCAGACGGCGCTCAACGCGGTCCTCGTCGCGTCGGCGTTCCACTTCGCCGTGATCCCACTGTGGGGCGCGCTCTCCGACCGGGTCGGGCGCAGGCCCGTCTATCTGGTGGGCGCGGTCGGGGTGGGGCTGTGGATGTTCCCGTTCTTCGCGCTGATCGACAGCCGGAGCTTCGGGAGCCTGCTGCTCGCCGTCACGGTCGGGCTGTTCTTCCACGGGGCGATGTACGCGCCGCAGGCGGCGTTCTTCTCGGAGCTGTTCGCGACCCGGATGCGGTACTCGGGCGCGTCGATCGGCGCGCAGTTCTCCTCGGTCGCGGCGGGCGCCCCCGCGCCGCTCATCGCCACCGCGCTGCTCGCGGACTACGACAGCTCGACGCCCATCGCGCTGTACGTGATCGCCGCCGCGCTCCTCACGGTGCTGGCCGTCGTGTGCGCGAAGGAGACCCGCCACCGGGACCTCGCGGACGTCGAACCGGAGAGCCCGTCGGGTGCGGTCCGGGAGGCGTCCGCAGAGCGGTCCGCGGACACCGCCCGCAGCGTCTGA
- a CDS encoding LuxR C-terminal-related transcriptional regulator yields MGEGGQLPGLRRAAGGTVSGTQLSEEAVRVFRWVSDQGSCDVKTLGATLGLSESCVASAVATLTGLLLLRHLPEDPDRLVPVAPDAAIAALVAPKEAGLRRQLAEIDQLRGELALLTPFYAEGRRRRQGRAPLTEVTDLKTVVGMITEATMRCRQEVRTCHPGGGRSPTLLEQAFVRDRDMLRRGVRMRTLYQHTARYHLPTQEYARRMTDEGAEIRTLSELFGRMVAFDGETVFIPHQDDLDAAIVIHDPSTVTYLCATFDHAWSLAEPYHPAWTESSARDEVKQAIVRLLAEGMKDEMVARRLGMSLRTCRKHIAEIMEQLGAASRFQAGYLARVQSSGPAAAAPGGA; encoded by the coding sequence ATGGGTGAGGGCGGCCAGTTACCGGGTCTGCGCAGGGCGGCCGGCGGGACGGTGTCCGGGACACAGTTGTCCGAGGAGGCCGTCCGGGTGTTCCGGTGGGTGAGCGACCAGGGATCGTGCGACGTCAAGACACTGGGCGCGACACTGGGGCTGTCCGAGAGCTGCGTGGCCTCGGCGGTGGCGACACTGACCGGTCTGCTGCTGCTGAGGCATCTGCCCGAGGACCCCGACCGGCTGGTACCGGTGGCGCCGGACGCGGCCATCGCCGCGCTGGTCGCGCCGAAGGAGGCGGGGCTGCGCCGGCAGCTCGCCGAGATCGACCAGCTCCGGGGCGAACTGGCCCTGCTGACGCCGTTCTACGCGGAGGGGCGGCGCCGGCGTCAGGGGCGGGCTCCCCTGACGGAGGTCACGGACCTGAAGACCGTCGTCGGCATGATCACCGAGGCGACCATGCGGTGCCGTCAGGAGGTCCGCACCTGTCACCCCGGCGGCGGCCGCTCCCCGACGCTCCTGGAGCAGGCGTTCGTACGGGACCGGGACATGCTGCGCCGGGGCGTGCGGATGCGCACCCTCTACCAGCACACGGCCCGCTACCACCTGCCCACCCAGGAGTACGCGCGGCGGATGACCGACGAGGGCGCCGAGATCAGGACGCTGAGCGAACTGTTCGGCCGCATGGTCGCGTTCGACGGGGAGACGGTGTTCATCCCGCACCAGGACGACCTGGACGCGGCCATCGTCATCCACGACCCGTCCACGGTGACCTACCTGTGCGCGACCTTCGACCACGCGTGGTCGCTGGCCGAGCCCTACCACCCGGCCTGGACGGAGAGTTCGGCGCGCGACGAGGTGAAGCAGGCCATCGTGAGGCTGCTGGCGGAGGGCATGAAGGACGAGATGGTGGCCCGGCGGCTGGGGATGTCGCTGCGCACCTGCCGCAAGCACATCGCCGAGATCATGGAGCAGCTGGGGGCGGCCAGCCGCTTCCAGGCCGGCTATCTGGCCCGGGTCCAGTCCTCCGGCCCGGCCGCGGCGGCCCCGGGCGGGGCCTGA
- a CDS encoding BTAD domain-containing putative transcriptional regulator: protein MTDTFTESRRETVPGIPRESTGTTALLRLDLLGPLRASRNGLPLPLGPLKQRLVLAVLLTRPNTPVSMEELTDAVWPDDPPRTARKNLQVYVSTLRRVLDPDDLGRLSHGPGGYVLHLGADECDSLRFEELARRGDAEVRAGAPSRAARLYRQALDLWRHDPFSDLAARADVLRAAVERQHTRRLAVYEAWAEAQLEAGEPAPVADTVDEMVSRHPLRERLRAAQLTALHRVGRRTEALAAYDDCRQQLSRELGLEPGGALQSAYRALLEDVAPLRPRGGPAGPRLLPPDLADFTGRTPELEAVAAQLSCEGGPPVLLTGPAGVGKTALAVHVAHRLAARYPDGVVATRLCAEDGSTRPWASVLAELARSLGCAERLPADREEAATVWRSWLSGRRILLVLDDAPDAAALGPLLPPSGPTAALVTSRSRLPCLESAYRTELPPLSAEEALDLLGGIVGRTRLAAEYAAAVRIVAATGLLPFALRAAGNRLAVLRHMPLGQYADRLEHPSEALDELASGGFGVRARLAGAWARLPVPARATLRALAALPDPAFSLRTAARALNLDGRNAQRALEGLIDVGVLAPPSCPEVTAHSAAGAETVHYELPWLTLLFAREQAAAPGGPRRAPSDAAPGPPAAGHPAR from the coding sequence ATGACCGACACTTTCACGGAAAGCCGCAGGGAGACTGTTCCCGGGATTCCGCGCGAGAGCACCGGCACCACCGCCCTTCTCCGTCTGGACCTTCTCGGCCCGTTGCGCGCCTCCCGCAACGGCCTGCCCCTGCCGCTCGGCCCGCTGAAGCAGCGCCTCGTCCTGGCCGTCCTGCTCACCCGGCCGAACACACCGGTCTCCATGGAGGAACTCACCGACGCCGTCTGGCCGGACGACCCGCCCCGCACGGCCCGCAAGAACCTCCAGGTGTACGTCTCGACGCTGCGCCGGGTGCTCGACCCCGACGATCTCGGCCGGCTGAGCCACGGCCCCGGCGGCTACGTCCTGCACCTCGGCGCCGACGAGTGCGACAGCCTGCGGTTCGAGGAACTCGCCCGGCGCGGCGACGCGGAGGTCCGCGCGGGCGCCCCGAGCCGCGCCGCGCGGCTCTACCGCCAGGCGCTGGACCTGTGGCGGCACGACCCCTTCAGCGATCTCGCGGCCCGGGCCGATGTGCTGCGGGCCGCCGTCGAGCGGCAGCACACCCGCCGGCTCGCCGTGTACGAGGCTTGGGCGGAGGCCCAGTTGGAGGCCGGTGAGCCGGCGCCGGTCGCCGACACCGTGGACGAGATGGTGAGCCGCCACCCGCTGCGGGAGCGGCTGCGCGCGGCCCAGCTGACCGCGCTGCACCGGGTCGGGCGCAGGACCGAGGCGCTGGCGGCGTACGACGACTGCCGCCAGCAGCTCTCCCGGGAACTGGGACTGGAGCCGGGCGGGGCGCTGCAGAGCGCCTACCGCGCCCTGCTGGAGGACGTGGCCCCGCTCCGGCCGCGCGGCGGACCCGCCGGGCCCCGGCTGCTGCCGCCCGACCTCGCCGACTTCACCGGACGGACCCCCGAGCTGGAGGCGGTCGCCGCACAGCTGAGCTGCGAGGGCGGGCCCCCGGTGCTGCTCACCGGTCCGGCCGGGGTCGGCAAGACGGCCCTCGCCGTGCATGTCGCGCACCGCCTGGCCGCACGCTATCCGGACGGGGTGGTCGCCACCCGGCTGTGCGCCGAGGACGGTTCCACCCGGCCGTGGGCCTCGGTCCTCGCGGAGCTGGCGCGCTCGCTGGGGTGCGCCGAGCGGCTGCCCGCCGACCGCGAGGAGGCCGCCACCGTCTGGCGCTCCTGGCTGTCCGGGCGCCGGATCCTGCTGGTCCTCGACGACGCGCCCGACGCCGCCGCGCTCGGCCCGCTGCTGCCGCCGTCGGGCCCCACCGCCGCCCTGGTCACCTCCCGCAGCCGGCTGCCATGTCTGGAGTCCGCCTACCGCACCGAACTCCCGCCGCTGTCCGCCGAGGAGGCGCTCGACCTGCTCGGCGGGATCGTCGGCCGGACCAGGCTGGCCGCCGAGTACGCCGCCGCCGTACGCATCGTCGCCGCGACCGGGCTCCTGCCGTTCGCCCTGCGGGCGGCCGGGAACCGGCTGGCCGTGCTGCGCCACATGCCGCTCGGGCAGTACGCGGACCGCCTGGAGCACCCTTCGGAGGCGCTGGACGAGCTCGCGTCCGGCGGCTTCGGGGTCCGCGCCCGTCTCGCCGGCGCGTGGGCCCGGCTGCCCGTCCCCGCCCGCGCCACCCTCCGTGCGCTGGCCGCGCTGCCGGACCCGGCGTTCTCCCTGCGCACGGCCGCCCGCGCCCTGAACCTCGACGGCCGGAACGCGCAGCGGGCGCTGGAGGGCCTGATCGACGTCGGCGTCCTGGCGCCGCCGTCCTGCCCCGAGGTGACCGCGCACTCGGCGGCGGGCGCGGAGACCGTCCACTACGAACTGCCTTGGCTGACACTGCTGTTCGCCCGGGAGCAGGCGGCCGCGCCGGGCGGGCCGAGGCGGGCCCCGTCCGACGCGGCGCCGGGGCCGCCCGCCGCCGGGCACCCTGCGCGGTGA
- a CDS encoding radical SAM protein, producing the protein MRLAEIIELRPVPAAGLLATLTRRCPLSCAHCSTSSGPRGEDTPADALRRFVGGFTPGDRPEVLMLTGGEPLLRPALVDGLAGLAASAGTRTSVLSGMFFATDGKVPARIMRALRHIDHFSASIDVFHEREVPRAAAFRAVHRIMESGIEVSFHAVGRSADDPYLTDITASIRAEFRDRAAVLVNHVRPAGRAASWATARQVPPEGTGQRPAPCAMAAWPVVAFDGTVTACCNQRVVDARPVPDHLRLGHIAVDDWQAIRRRCQDSPVLRTIRTAGAGSCADCRSLARRPAELDAAERAGSRPAAGAMDTLGARLQRDAGAAALLRRYGSGPYAPLVLLGGPGDEETSP; encoded by the coding sequence ATGCGACTGGCGGAGATCATCGAGCTGCGTCCCGTACCGGCCGCAGGGCTGCTCGCGACCCTCACCAGGCGCTGCCCGCTGAGCTGCGCCCACTGCTCCACGTCCTCGGGCCCCCGGGGCGAGGACACCCCGGCCGACGCCCTGCGCCGCTTCGTCGGCGGCTTCACCCCGGGCGACCGTCCGGAGGTCCTCATGCTCACGGGCGGCGAACCGCTGCTGCGGCCCGCGCTCGTCGACGGCCTCGCCGGGCTCGCGGCATCGGCCGGCACCCGGACGTCGGTACTCAGCGGCATGTTCTTCGCGACCGACGGGAAAGTACCCGCCCGCATCATGCGCGCCCTTCGGCACATCGACCACTTCTCCGCGAGCATCGACGTATTCCATGAACGCGAAGTACCGCGCGCGGCCGCTTTCCGGGCCGTGCACCGCATCATGGAAAGCGGAATCGAGGTGAGTTTCCACGCGGTGGGCCGGTCGGCCGACGATCCGTATCTCACCGACATCACCGCGTCGATACGCGCCGAGTTCCGCGACCGCGCCGCCGTCCTCGTCAACCACGTCCGGCCGGCGGGGCGCGCGGCGAGCTGGGCCACCGCCCGCCAGGTCCCGCCCGAAGGCACCGGGCAGCGTCCGGCCCCCTGCGCGATGGCGGCCTGGCCGGTGGTCGCCTTCGACGGCACGGTCACGGCCTGCTGCAACCAGCGCGTGGTCGACGCCCGCCCCGTACCGGACCATCTGCGCCTGGGACACATCGCCGTGGACGACTGGCAGGCCATCCGGCGCCGCTGCCAGGACTCACCCGTGCTGCGCACCATCCGTACCGCCGGCGCCGGGTCCTGCGCCGACTGCCGCAGCCTGGCCCGGCGGCCCGCCGAGCTGGACGCCGCCGAACGCGCCGGGTCCCGCCCGGCCGCCGGTGCGATGGACACCCTCGGTGCCCGCCTCCAGCGCGACGCGGGCGCCGCCGCGCTGCTGCGGCGCTACGGCAGCGGCCCCTACGCGCCGCTCGTCCTGCTCGGCGGCCCCGGCGACGAGGAGACGTCCCCATGA